attcaagctatactatataaattataaattaactcCATTTTAGCCATGCACTCAAGTTAGGGATTTGATTGAAGAATCAATCAATCTCTAAACTGTGCGTCAAGTAGAGACGTGCCCTTTAGATATCAACATATTTAGAAATACGGTAATTACTACATTATAAGAAACGGTAATTTCCATAAGAATACGGTAAATACGGAAACGATCGGTACAACAGCAAAATCATTTCCGTttccattttcatattttttaccatttCCATATGGCTCGGCCGGTAGAAAGTCGGAAACGAACGCCAGTTGGCCGGGAATTTCcgttaccgttttcacccctatatataagtatataggatgcCTGCATCCTAGTATCCTACACTTTAGCAccttcaattaattaattgttgcaGGTAACTTCTTATTAAgatgaaaaataattattatctgCATGAGACTTAGCTGAATCAATATTTTCCTAGTTAACTCATATGTGCCAAATTCCATTTGTAATTTCACCAAAAAACATGTGCGGTATAAAAATGTATAGAAGTATTGAAGTACTTCAATATTTTTTGGGGCATATTCTTGAGTATAGTACTATAGCATGTGAACATGCACGTTCTAATTTCTAAGGTTGAATCATATATACTGCAGCAAGTCAAAGATGATACTTTAGGCTTGGCCAAGAAACTTGAAGCTCTTGATGAGTCCAGACGGTAAGCAATCGTGTCTCTTTCTGAGGAGTATGATTACATGATAATCCtgagagccaaaaaaaaaatcagtagttCACTCTGAATTACATGTGATGCAGGAAAATATTGGGAGAAAATTTAGAAGGATGCTCTATTGAAGAACTGCGTGGTCTAGAAATGAAACTTGAGAAGAGCCTCCACAACATAAGACTAAAGAAGGTTTATATTAGCTATTTTCAGTACTCCTAATGGCCATGAGAAAATTGAAGGCAAACTTTTCAGAAACTATGAATAATCTTCTGTTTACAGAAATTATTAACACGCATTCTTCTATATTATCTATTCGTTAACACTAGACCGAGCTTCTGGAGCAGCAGATAGCCAAGCTGAAAGAGAAGGTATACAGCCGCAATCAATGCATATTCCTATTCCCTATAGCAATACATCAAactccatatatttttttccctaactctggatgttatttttttccttgcatCTCTCTGATATTAGGAGCGGACTTTGCTTAAAGACAACGAAAATTTACGCGGAAAGGTAATCAATGATTATGAACAACCGCCTGTTATCAGGCAAAACAACATATACTGCAAActacctttttcttcttttatccaGTAAAGCTGCACGTACAGAGTATATCTGATATCTCATGCATGTGCTGATGTGCAGCCTAATTATATTATCCAAATAACCAGATTGATATATGACCCATCAACCACACCATTATTTACATGTGCAATTGATTCATTTTTACAACAAACTTAGGCTGTGTGACTTATGGCAGAATCTGAGATATAAACCATTTCCATTAATTATCTTGAGAAAATGTGCAATTGATCTCTGCAGCATCGCAACCTTGAGGCTGCGGCGCTGGTGGCTAACcacatgacgacgacgacggcgacggcggcgtggccgcgggACGTGCCTATGACGAGCAGcacagccggcgccgccgacgccatggaCGTGGAGACTGATCTGTACATTGGATTGCCCGGCACGGAGCGCTCCTCCAACCGGTCGGAGACAGGTTGAAGAAGGCCAGCCACAGCAACAGCTGCTATATAGCATGCAGTAGCAGCAACGACGCCAGTGACATCCTGTTCATCTCACAAGAATAACCAGAGCTCTACGCATGCGCACATGAAACCCAGGCATGCAGTTCTCGGTGGGTAAATTATTATCTCGCATTATTAGCTATATGCGTGTCCTTGTCTTTTTCTTTAGGCAATGGAATAAAATTTCCGGTAAGTACAAACACAAACGGAAACAAAGAATTAACAAAGCTGTAGCAGACCAGATCGGCAAATTGAAATGCCAGGTAATCCAGTATATATTTCGCTTCCTGCTGCCTCTACCCTCATATCTCACCTGCCTGTGTGTTTGTGTAAATTGAGCTTGCGAAAGAGGAAGGTAGATGCTGTTAATTTATGGGAGTGGAAGCTAAATGTTGTACTACTGGAGTACTGATTTGTAGCTGATCCAACTGCCACGCGTTTTGGGCGTCGAAATTCCTAGACTTCTTGAGACCGATGGATGGAAATTATGCCGACCTGGCGACATGATCCTtaagtggtgtttgaatctcgattaagataaagattaagtgtttcacgcaaaacgacaaaacgaggtggtaataacatgtgattatttgagttttaattattacaaacttgaaaaatgaattaatctgatattttagagcaattttcatatagaaaatttttgcacgaaatgcatcgtttagcagtttgaaaagcgtgccacgagtatccaaaattttatccaaCTCTTGTCGGAGAAATGAACCCAACCTAATTTCGGCTGTCGTGATTTGAATATTCGATAAGGTGGTAtggttgtactccctccgtcctataaaaaaccaacctagtactagatgtgacatatcctagaacaataaatctagacagaTTCGTTGTAGTAGAATATGTTACAACCAGTTCtagatttacttttttttttttttttgatggagggagtaggtgttTGCCGCCGAACAGAATTGCAGCTTTGTTACTTCTTCTGAGTTCAGACGTCTGATCCTGTCTGCATTGCAGCGAATGGGTTAATCTGGGCCTTCGAACAAAGCTTGGCCCAATGTTAATAAAGCCCCTTTTCTCGATGGAATACTGGGACCAAGTAAATCCTACTAACGGATGATGCTAGTTTaagaaaaagtctattttcGTTCCTCAACTATAGCCCAGGccattctttctttctcttttttcatttttaaaaaacagcCCCATTCTAATTTTTATCCTAGCTCCAACTGCAAAACCATTTATATGAAGACTTCCTCAATCATAGGTGGTTTTGTCTTACCTAACATGTTGACATGATCTTTGTTCTACGTGGTAGTTAGATGGTGGATTATGTGGCGTTTAATTGTCATtattgttagtaaaaaaaataggtgGACGCACAGTCGCACATGTAATTCtcttataaataataaaaaaatacaatggtaTTCTCTCCCCCCTCTTTCATCCTCTCTCCTGCTCTCCATGGTGGCAAGGAGCTTGAGCTCTTGAGTCTTGACGGTGCCCTCAATCTAGCACGGCGTCAGAAAAAGGACATCCGCTTGTCACTCTTGGCCCTTCCCTCCCCCACCCCTCGCCTTGCCCTATAGTACAATACTTACCTTCCAATGCTGATGGTGACACAACCGCCCTCCACCCCTACCCAacccgggagagagaggataactAATAGAtaccattgtatttttttattatttataagaGAATTACATGTGCGACCATCTATATTTCTCCACCGCAAATTCCAATTCACCGCTCTTTTCTAACCCATGAAGCTGCAGCTGGTGATGTTATCACCACCGTTGGTTGGCACTTACCCAACCATCTTTCTAAACTCAACACATAGTAAGAGAAATTTACCTCTTGAAGGCCGGTGTCTCATGCCGATTCTGGGGTCATCCATGTCGGATAGGTATAGTGTGTGGACTGAAATTTTTGCGAAAAAGTCCTTCAGTTTATTTGTAATTCGATACAGGCCCCTAACAAACAAACCTCTGAGCTGATGTTTTACATATAGGCCCTTACGAAAGTTGGATATTTCAtgcaaagaagagaaaattcaCGAATATGGCCGCGCTTGAAAATATGGAAGATGAGGGGCTTTTTCGTAAAAGGCTCCCACCAAGGGATGAGAAGTTAGGGCTCTCTGTCTGCCGCTCTGTCCAAAGAACCAACCCATATTAGGTTTTCATTTTTCGCTAAAAAAAAGGTATGTTGAAGCTTGTACGCGCAAGCATATGACTGCATGGTGCATGATGTAATGGGGGGTGCCGGTAGTGACGACATGCAATCGTTCAAGTTGATTGACTTTGATTGCCCCAAGGGTCTGTCAATCCAAATTAGGCCCCAAGGTTGTAGTGCCCTGTTTGAAAGATTAGTTCATGGCTAATTTTAAGAGTTAATGTTTAGTTATGAATTGGTAagctaaacattagcctagggtggtatgtttggatccatgggctaattcaaggctaaaacgtaaagagagagtagaaagagaggagagagaaggagagagagctgctttttTATGGTCCCTACACAAAATTAGCTCCATTAGCACCCCTTTAGGGACTAATGTTTTAAGGGGGACTAATTCACATTAGCTCAAAATTAGTCCACCTGTTTAGATCCTTGAGGGTTAATTTGAGCCTAAAAGGTGAGGGCTAAACATTAGCACATGGAACCAAACAGGACCCTAATATCAATCTGTTAACAAAATAGTTATTAGATGAGTGCATCGATGATTGAGATCCTCGGTGTCAGTGTATATAGTTTTTGAATTAGCTAGGCAACAAGAGTATATTCACGCTGCCCATGTGGTGATTAAGAAATTGACAGGATCAGAGTGTTTGCATCGTTTTAACCAAAACATGAGTTAAGCTACAGCGTACAGTCCGATGGACTGGCTACCTACCGCGTACGTgattctctactattataaaaattaaaaatatttttaccggTACTTTAGAAAGTCATTTCTATTTAAATCGAtttaaattttatgtttttattttaatttatatctcttaactatctctatctctatctctataaaaaaaacaaaaaattttccGCAGTAtgtataatagaaaaaaaatcccactCAGAAAGgtaaaaaagcaaaagaaaaagtcCGACTCCAAAATTGATAAATAAAACATCTGTTGTCAGTTAAAAACATCTCGTAAAATAATCGTCcgacttccaaaaaaaaaagaaaaaaaatactctctCTAGTAAAAAAAAGTCCGTTTTTTTCGGCACCGGTATTTATCCTGACTTTTTTCACGCGAAAGAGTTTTTTTCGCACGCGctaaagttttggttttttttcgtccgcTTTTTTATTCCGATCTGTTCACTGCGCGCCTCCGGGcacttttggttttttttttcgttaaCTTTTTTGTCGCTATTTTTTCGCCCGTTATAATGCATTTTCTCCTCCAATTTGTCTGCAAAAATCTCCATGATTTCCCTTTCGATTCAGCTTTAATTTGTCAGATTTAATTTCCGTTTAACAGTTGCCGATGATGACGGCGATCTTCCCCGGTCGTTTTTATCCCAAGTTTTACGCtctgattttagaaaaaaaaagggaaatagtagatcgagtggatcaaaaaTCCTTAACTAATTTTGGatgatcgagaaagattcagCCGGATTTGATGAGGAGATTTGCTCCAGCAGCCATACGGTCACGGGACTATCTTcgggaggttgaagatggtAGTGAATGATGCGAGCTCGGCTTACGGGGCATGGGACTATCTTCGGAAGGTTGAAGATGATAGTGGACGGTGCAAGCTGGGGTTATAGGGGAAGCAGGCCAAACGGAGGGAGGTAGTGGCCAAATGGAGGGAGGTAGTGGATTGGTCTAGggctgaaaaggaaggaaggtTTTCAGCCCAAAACCAAGAAAAgatttttattaacttttttttaattataatctatATATAGCAATCCCGATATTAGGATTTTCATTAAccttttcaattataatgtatagtgatcccaatatttcaatttattgctTAGCTCTTATTCTCTTAATATATCACTAAAAAAACATGcaacgggtattttttctagcagagaaaaaaaaagaaaacctaacAGAACTTTATGCCTACGTAACAGCCAAAGACAAATGATTCGTGCAAACGAGAGACTAgctatatttatataattatattccttataaaagaaaaatactttCGAGCATTTTTTTTAGGCggccaaaaatagttttttcaGACGGGGGAAGGACCGCCTGTAGACAAATGACTGCAAAAAtagatgattttcgcaggcgggcatCCTTTTTTACAGGTGGTATCTATTATTTTCGTAAGAGGTAGATCCACTTGCCtgcgaaaatatttttaactaacaaaaaaaatccagcgCCACCACCCAACCCGTCGGCCGCACCGCCGGACTCCCCCTCCGACGGATCCAGGCGAACTAGATCCAGGCGACGACAGTGTCGTTGTCGCAATCGGTGGTGGGTCCCAAGCATCGGCGTCGTCAGCGTCGTGGTAGTTGTCGTCGGCGTTGcggtagtcgtcgtcgtcacgaCCGGTGGCAGAGGGAGACTGAGctgaaggggaggagagagaggggagcaAATCCAGGCGGCGGCATCATCGTCGTTGCAGTCGGTGCGGGACCCAAGCGGcggcgtcatcgtcatcatggCCAGCGGCAGAGGGAGAGTAGagctgagggagaggagagggaggggagccgacCTCCCCTCTGCCCAGGTCGCCGCCTCACCTtctcgtcgccaccgcctccccttcGGCCGCACCTATACTGCCGCggcccctcctctccaccggcggcccacaccgccgccgccgggggaggGAGCCTTTGTGCCTACCGCTCGAGCCGGAGGGAcatgatagagagagagagagaggagggtaaAGAACGAGTAGTGGGGAGGATAAGAtggtggaggagaagataaggataggacttaaattttttttaggtaaacatgatttttgcaggtggaTCACATAAGgttccgcctgcaaaaatcaaatTCTTTCAAGTGGACTACTTAAGaagtccgcctgtgaaaataaaggtatttttgcaggcggaccgcTTAAGAGCTCCGtctggaaaaattgatttttcgtAGACGGACGGTGAGCTTCACCTCGATTTATATTTTCGTAGGCAGCCATTTGACTCCAAAAGTCATACCCGCCTGGAAAAAAAGCCCTCACTatgcaaaaatgttttttctagtagtgcggGATCCTATGGAACGTCCATTGCATGATACCCACTCGGGCCACACATCCTCCCCGTGTTGTTGCCTCCATATCGTCACTGACTTCGGTGCTACGACACCCTGCCCTCGCCACTTGCCTCAACGGCCATAGGCACTCACCCCTCGCCCCACCGTTCAATATCGTCGGGAGATTGTGGCTATAAAATCTGATATTCACAAGCTTAACATTGTCGGATCTAATGCCTAGAGGCTTGTAGCCGTCCAACCTGGTTGGTCTGGTGGCAAAAGAAGATAGGGAGTCAACAGTGACGTGGAATATCTATACTAATTGAAGGAAGAGGAAGACAATGGCGGTGATAGTAATTATCCCCTTTCCGTGTCAAACACGCCGTCCCTTCATTTTCCGGATTCGACATCCTCCGTCAAGCTTCTTCCTCCTTGAACTCCCTTTCTCTCGGGCTGACAAGACCTCTTCTGTCCTTAGTCAATGATCTCGTCACCCATCTTCGGGTACAAGgaaagggaagaggaagagggcgATGGTATATATGTTTATTGGTGTGTGTGGCAGCTATCTCTTCTTCCTTCTAGTACCAACGGGTATCGGTAATTTGGCATAGCGATAAGTATCAACCTGATACACTAGTATTGATGAGTACCGGCTTGTGGAATCAACCGGGTATAGCAGCCTCTCAAAATCAGTTAAATACTTTTTACGCTGCAAATTACTACATTTACATTAGCGGTAAAAAAAATACGGCGTCAAATTTTAGAAGAACTTTTCCAAAAATCCTTCTCTTCGAACGTCCGATCAGATGAAAAACATCGGACGCCTACGGTCAGCTCAGTCCTTGCTTGCtaatttcttctttctctttatTGACGTCAAGAAAATGCCGTAGATCAGCAACCTAGTACTGTCGTACtgtaacatgcatgcatatacctagctgtttcttttcattcttttctcatctctttaaatattttttcttctaaattacttatccgatctacgaaCCGATCACACCGTtatattcgttgcaattaaatctttacagcaagatatcatatgattatattatgtcaaaagaaaaacgtatgtttcaaaccgttaaaacaaaatgtttcatacgtgatagtgatatgtttcaatatgtgtgttaagtgtgtttcacaaaattcctAAAACTACCTACtgctactctctctccacctcatgcatgcatacatacatgtattttagcaagcttcaaaatattttttctcttaatttaCCTATTCAATCTAAGATCCgatcacaccattgtattcgttgtaattaaatctttacaacaagatatcgcttgcttatattttgataaaagaaaaacatgtgtttcaatcagttaatacttgttgtttcatGTGTGACAGCAACATGTTTCAACGTGTTTCTTCACCATGTTTCATAGAATATTTAAATGTTCcagttgctgatttttttgtttcaccatatatataatatgatgTTTTACTTGTTGGTcaactgcaacatttgaccatccgttttttttttcaatttaaaaatattttacctaatgtactcatgatgttttactatgtatgaatcaaatgttgTAGAGAGTTGAAACATCCTTTTGCTATtcgctgaaacattattttcatataagacgaaaCGGCGTCCAAtaaaatattttcgatctacttagtgaaacaattccgatatacttggtgcaACAACgtgtaacatttaaaaataattcaataataagctaatttttttttatcggattatattcatgtgtggtcttgttttaaagatttaattgcaacgaatttaatggtgcaatcggatcatgatttggataaatattttgagagaaaaaatagtttaaaattcgTTTGATACATGTATGATGGATGACTAGTGCACCTGTGCATGAATCGGATGGTTGCGGAGGCGTTCGATTTTTCTTCTCGCGCCGTACGTCCGCGCGTAGCGCTCTCGGAACTTTTCCCAAAATTGGACGCTCCGGGCTGGACCGCGGGCCGGGCAGAACGTTCCATGCACGCAAGGTACAGTGTTTGGCACCGACCGGCAACGACGCGGCCTCGCACGTCAACTGCCGAGATTTACGTACGCAGTTAACACCCTAACAACGACGAATCGCTGAATTCCCGTCTCAATAGACAATAGTGATCGTCATTGCCACACCACCATAAGTACCATGTGAGCAAaaagaaattaatcaattacTTGAGGTTGGTGCAAGACTGCAAGTACAACCATAGATTTCATATTCATCCTCCTCAGATGCGGGGAAAAAAGCAGTCTCTGTTCATTTGGAAACAGGGACGAGGATGAGAAATCGAAAGAGATCACAGAGAAACAGAAACCGACGACGGCGATTACGCACAACATGGCAACGACCTCACTCCTGTCAATGGACCGATCGATGCTTACCATTCTACTACTggattggaaatttggaatggCGGTGACGAAGTCGAAGATCCGGTCGCCTGGTTGACGCGTTCAATCTGTCCACTTCTTCTCGCGAGATGATCCGGCCGCGATCGGGGGCGACGGGAGACGGCTTGAACGGGTAAAAAGCCGCGCAGCTAAGCGACAGAGATTGtcctgctccgccgcccgcACGACGGCGACAGGGTTCAGACGACGTGCCTACGTCGTGCGATGCTCGCGGTGAGCTAGCGTTCGTGGAACGTCGATCGCCAGTCGGCGCACGCGGTTGCTCCCAGCTCCCAAATGTCACTCTCACTCACCGCCCCGGCCGCCCTAGGGACCTTCCTGTTCCTGGatcttcgccggcgacgacgaaatTTTGACCAGCAACAGGCTGTACTCGGAGAGTTGTACAGTTCTTGAAAGATGGCAACGGGGCTCCGTAACCCGAGACCCGATGGATTTTACTCCATTGGGATTTAGGAGTCAGTACGTACATGTGTATGGTCTAATTTTTATACccatgaatttgaatttaatgtACTAGtggacaaatttttttaatcctAGTATGGTTCGTTACTTGTCATATATGGTCTAATTCTAACTATCTGTTTATTTGCTTTTGATTGTTAATGTTAAAATTAAGGTTACTAATATGATATTGATGGTTGTCGTCGTAATCGTATGATTATTGTGTAAAATTTAATGTTCCACGTTGGGGTAGTGGGTATCGATATCTAACGGGTACCCATTACGCGCACAGGTATAGGTACCGTGAGAATCTTGTACGGATGCGGGAACTTTTAATCATCACGGGTGTGGGTATAGTGTAACAAAACTCGATAGGTGTGCAACCGTTGCCATCTCCTGAGCTATTCTTTTGTACTACTGGCTGAATAGCATGTCGATTTATAGTAATTATTTAAAAGTATAAACAAAGTGataaaatattataaagttgcattccatttttttcttaaaaacacAGCACAATGCACAACATAGATAACACAAGTGCTCGTATAAACGTGAGACACTCAATCTTAAAACAATTAGAAAAAATTACATGtagatttcttttcaaaagCACACCGTTTTAAAACTCGGGAAGTGCGCATTCTCCTCTCAGAAGAGGACATGGTTGAAGTTTGCCGTTGCCACTTGTCATGAACTCCAAAAAATGCATGGTTGAAGTACGATGTGGCATGGCAGTACGAAACGACAACTAGCTGACGGCCCGATAGCTGCTGCCAGCGCCGTGTATCTAATCTAACCACCGCCCATCAAAATATACAATGCCAGATTGCCAGGTTCTATAGAAAATCCGCAGCTTCAGTTCCAAGACTGATCAATCAGAGACATCGTCTGaaccaccgatcgatcgagccgcCGTGCGAATCTCGTCCGCAGCTAGCGCAGTGCGAATCGCGTCACGGCTCACGGGCGCGCGCGTACCAGCCACGCCAAGCCAATCTGCTGCATGAAACTACCGAATCAGCCGTGAAAATTTTCTGGTTAATTAGGCGCCATTGTTGAGAAGTGGAAGGTTTCAGTCATCTTTGTCGCTTGACCATCGCTTTTTTTCTGGAGTTTTTCTCGGTGAGCTAGATCTTCCACTACTTCGTTGTTTCCAGTTCcacttaattaataaattagcCGCCGTGCGCCTATACCTATAGCGTTTGAATGTTTCGTCGCGGACGTGCTTCTTAGCCGCCCACTTCGTTTTCTTTCATGGCTAATTAGGT
The sequence above is drawn from the Oryza glaberrima chromosome 10, OglaRS2, whole genome shotgun sequence genome and encodes:
- the LOC127752535 gene encoding MADS-box transcription factor 56 gives rise to the protein MVRGRTELKRIENPTSRQVTFSKRRNGLLKKAFELSVLCDAEVALIVFSPRGRLYEFASAPSLQKTIDRYKAYTKDHVNNKTIQQDIQQVKDDTLGLAKKLEALDESRRKILGENLEGCSIEELRGLEMKLEKSLHNIRLKKTELLEQQIAKLKEKERTLLKDNENLRGKHRNLEAAALVANHMTTTTATAAWPRDVPMTSSTAGAADAMDVETDLYIGLPGTERSSNRSETG